Proteins from one Arthrobacter sp. DNA4 genomic window:
- the hflX gene encoding GTPase HflX translates to MTSQPNTGSEPASQDMSPQEIQAVIDRILAKEVPARNVSTPGGEGGNGKAVLGKAQAISRLDEEHSTYDGDQQDLEERRALRRRAGLSTELEDVTEVEYRQLRLERVVLAGLWSEGTLADAENSLRELAALAETAGSEVLDGLVQRRDKPDPGTFLGSGKAQELKDIVMSTGADTVVVDAELAPSQRRGLEDIVKVKVIDRTALILDIFAQHAKSREGKAQVELAQLEYLLPRLRGWGESMSRQAGGQVGGAAAGMGSRGPGETKIELDRRRIRTRMAKLRREIAAMKPARETKRANRRRNEVPSVAIAGYTNAGKSSLLNRLTDAGVLVENALFATLDPTVRKAETADGLGYTLADTVGFVRSLPTQLVEAFRSTLEEVADSDLILHVVDVSHPDPEGQIAAVRKVFSEVDARKVPEIIVLNKADAADPFVVERLKQREPRHVVVSARTGEGIPELLKAISESIPRPSVKMELLIPYDRGDLLSKLHESDAEILSLDHVETGTRAAVMVREGLASELEPFVVND, encoded by the coding sequence ATGACCAGCCAGCCCAATACCGGTTCCGAACCAGCCTCCCAGGACATGAGTCCGCAGGAGATCCAGGCTGTCATCGACCGGATCCTCGCCAAGGAGGTACCGGCCAGAAACGTCAGCACGCCCGGTGGTGAAGGCGGCAATGGAAAGGCGGTGCTTGGCAAGGCGCAGGCAATTTCCCGCCTTGACGAAGAACACTCAACCTACGACGGCGACCAGCAGGACCTCGAGGAACGGCGCGCGCTGCGCCGGCGGGCAGGCCTGTCCACCGAACTCGAAGACGTCACCGAGGTCGAATACCGGCAGCTGCGCCTGGAACGCGTCGTCCTCGCCGGGCTCTGGTCCGAAGGAACGCTTGCCGACGCCGAAAACTCGCTGCGTGAGCTCGCGGCCCTCGCCGAGACCGCCGGTTCGGAGGTCCTCGACGGGTTGGTGCAGCGCCGCGACAAACCAGACCCCGGGACTTTCCTGGGGTCCGGCAAGGCCCAGGAGCTGAAGGACATCGTCATGTCCACCGGCGCGGACACCGTGGTGGTGGACGCCGAACTGGCACCTTCCCAGCGCCGCGGCCTTGAAGACATCGTCAAGGTCAAGGTCATTGACCGCACGGCCCTGATCCTGGACATCTTCGCCCAGCATGCCAAGAGCCGCGAGGGCAAAGCCCAGGTGGAACTGGCACAGCTGGAATACCTGCTTCCCCGCCTGCGCGGCTGGGGCGAGTCGATGTCCCGCCAGGCTGGTGGCCAGGTGGGCGGCGCTGCTGCCGGCATGGGCTCCCGTGGCCCCGGTGAGACCAAGATCGAACTGGACCGGCGCCGGATCCGTACCCGCATGGCAAAGCTGCGGCGCGAAATTGCCGCCATGAAGCCCGCTCGGGAGACCAAACGGGCCAACCGCCGTCGTAACGAAGTGCCCTCGGTGGCAATCGCCGGGTACACCAACGCCGGCAAATCCTCGCTGCTCAACCGGCTCACGGACGCAGGTGTCCTCGTGGAAAACGCGCTGTTCGCCACGCTGGATCCCACTGTCCGCAAGGCCGAAACCGCCGACGGCCTGGGGTACACCCTGGCCGACACCGTCGGATTCGTCCGGTCGCTGCCCACACAGTTGGTGGAAGCCTTCCGTTCCACCCTCGAAGAGGTCGCCGACTCGGACCTGATCCTGCACGTGGTGGACGTTTCGCATCCCGACCCCGAAGGGCAGATTGCAGCGGTCCGGAAAGTCTTCAGCGAAGTCGATGCCCGCAAGGTGCCCGAAATCATCGTCCTGAACAAGGCCGATGCAGCCGACCCCTTCGTGGTGGAGCGGCTGAAGCAGCGCGAGCCGCGGCACGTGGTGGTCTCCGCCCGGACGGGGGAGGGCATTCCGGAGCTGCTGAAGGCCATCAGTGAGTCCATCCCCCGGCCATCCGTCAAGATGGAGCTGCTCATTCCGTACGACCGCGGGGACCTGCTCAGCAAGCTCCACGAGTCCGACGCCGAAATCCTCAGCCTGGACCACGTTGAGACAGGCACCAGGGCTGCCGTGATGGTCCGTGAGGGCCTCGCGTCTGAACTGGAACCATTCGTCGTCAATGACTGA
- a CDS encoding class I SAM-dependent methyltransferase: MESAHYFSTSPAGPFTRKPLTVELAGETRRLQTSTGIFSPDGIDKGTAVLLAEVPAPHPKGNLLDIGCGWGPVALTMALLAPESKVYAVDVNERCITLTNENAAALGLSNVVASTPQAVDPGIRFDTIWSNPPIRIGKDELHALLKLWLPRLADGGTAWLVVQKNLGSDSLQRWLAAELDSSFTVTRESTSKSFRILKVKKASHSPQ; encoded by the coding sequence ATGGAGTCCGCACACTATTTCAGCACGTCCCCTGCCGGCCCCTTTACCCGGAAGCCTTTGACGGTGGAATTGGCCGGTGAGACGCGACGGCTCCAGACCTCCACGGGCATCTTCAGCCCCGACGGAATCGACAAGGGCACCGCGGTGCTCCTCGCCGAAGTTCCGGCCCCGCATCCAAAGGGCAATCTCCTGGATATCGGGTGCGGCTGGGGTCCGGTGGCGCTCACTATGGCGCTGCTGGCCCCCGAATCAAAGGTCTACGCCGTGGATGTCAACGAACGCTGCATCACCCTGACCAACGAGAACGCCGCCGCGCTGGGACTGTCCAACGTCGTCGCCAGCACGCCCCAGGCCGTGGATCCCGGCATCCGCTTCGACACCATCTGGTCCAACCCGCCGATCAGGATCGGCAAGGATGAACTGCATGCCCTGCTCAAACTGTGGCTGCCGCGCCTGGCAGATGGCGGCACCGCATGGCTGGTGGTGCAGAAGAACCTTGGCTCTGATTCCCTTCAGCGCTGGCTGGCCGCCGAACTGGACAGTTCCTTCACCGTGACCCGCGAATCGACGTCCAAGTCCTTCCGGATCCTGAAGGTCAAGAAAGCGTCCCACTCGCCACAATGA
- the miaB gene encoding tRNA (N6-isopentenyl adenosine(37)-C2)-methylthiotransferase MiaB, protein MSLTIPSPQPGTTPSVEAGAAPQTGGLPRTYQVRTFGCQMNVHDSERMSGLLEAAGYVPAEGEHADVVVFNTCAVRENADNKLYGNLGILAPVKAANPGMQIAVGGCLAQKDRETILKKAPWVDAVFGTHNVGALPALLDRARHNNEAQLEILESLDVFPSTLPTKRDSVYSGWVSISVGCNNTCTFCIVPALRGKEKDRRPGEILAEIQALVDDGAIEVTLLGQNVNSYGVEFGDRQAFSKLLRACGEIEGLERVRFTSPHPAAFTDDVIDAMAETPNVMPQLHMPLQSGSDSILRAMKRSYRSTKFLGILDKVRERIPHAAISTDIIVGFPGETEEDFQATLDVVEKSRFATAFTFQYSKRPGTPAADLPDQLPKAVVQERFERLTALQDRIAAEENRKQLGRRLEIMVTAQSGRKSEETHRLSGRSQDQRLVHFSVPEGAPAPRPGDLVTVTITEAAAFHLVSDPTPGDYSLRRSRAGDAWDRSQADSCGAPVPGSGEARKGVSLGMPSLPLRTR, encoded by the coding sequence GTGAGTTTGACCATTCCTTCCCCCCAACCCGGCACCACCCCTTCCGTCGAAGCAGGGGCCGCGCCGCAAACCGGAGGCCTGCCCCGCACCTACCAGGTGCGCACCTTCGGCTGCCAGATGAACGTCCACGACTCGGAACGGATGTCCGGCCTGCTCGAGGCCGCGGGCTACGTCCCGGCCGAGGGCGAGCATGCCGACGTCGTGGTCTTCAACACGTGCGCGGTCCGGGAAAACGCGGACAACAAGCTCTACGGCAACCTGGGCATCCTGGCCCCCGTGAAGGCGGCCAACCCCGGCATGCAGATCGCCGTGGGCGGTTGCCTGGCGCAAAAGGACCGCGAGACGATCCTGAAGAAGGCGCCATGGGTGGACGCAGTCTTCGGTACCCACAACGTCGGTGCCCTTCCCGCCCTCCTGGACCGGGCGCGGCACAACAATGAAGCGCAGCTGGAGATCCTGGAATCCCTGGACGTCTTCCCGTCAACGCTGCCAACCAAACGTGACTCCGTTTACTCGGGCTGGGTGTCCATCTCCGTGGGCTGCAACAACACCTGCACCTTCTGCATCGTGCCCGCCCTCCGCGGCAAGGAAAAGGACCGCCGGCCCGGAGAGATCCTCGCCGAGATCCAGGCACTCGTGGACGACGGCGCCATTGAAGTCACCCTGCTCGGCCAGAACGTCAACTCCTACGGGGTGGAATTCGGGGACCGGCAGGCATTCTCCAAGCTCCTGCGTGCCTGCGGAGAGATCGAGGGGCTCGAACGCGTCCGGTTCACCAGCCCGCACCCTGCCGCCTTCACGGATGACGTCATCGACGCCATGGCAGAGACGCCGAACGTGATGCCGCAGCTGCACATGCCGCTGCAGTCCGGATCGGACAGCATCCTCCGGGCCATGAAGCGTTCCTACCGGTCCACCAAGTTCCTGGGCATCCTGGACAAGGTCCGCGAAAGGATTCCGCACGCCGCCATTTCCACCGACATCATCGTCGGCTTCCCGGGCGAAACGGAAGAGGACTTCCAGGCCACCCTGGACGTGGTGGAAAAGTCCCGCTTCGCCACCGCCTTCACCTTCCAATATTCAAAGCGTCCCGGCACGCCCGCGGCCGACCTGCCCGACCAGCTTCCCAAGGCCGTGGTCCAGGAACGCTTCGAACGCCTCACCGCCCTGCAGGACCGCATCGCCGCGGAGGAAAACCGGAAGCAGCTAGGCCGCCGGCTCGAAATCATGGTGACCGCACAGTCCGGGCGGAAGTCGGAGGAAACCCACCGGCTGTCCGGCCGGTCGCAGGACCAGCGCCTGGTTCATTTCTCGGTGCCGGAGGGCGCACCTGCCCCCAGGCCCGGGGACCTCGTCACTGTCACCATTACCGAGGCCGCGGCTTTCCACCTGGTCTCCGACCCGACGCCTGGGGACTACAGCCTTCGTCGTTCACGGGCAGGGGACGCGTGGGACAGGTCCCAGGCCGACTCCTGCGGAGCGCCGGTCCCCGGTTCCGGAGAGGCACGAAAGGGCGTCTCCCTCGGCATGCCCTCACTGCCGCTGCGCACCCGCTGA
- the recA gene encoding recombinase RecA: MAAAPDRAKALEAALAQIDKQFGKGSVMRLGDEVRAPIETIPTGSIALDVALGIGGLPRGRVIEIYGPESSGKTTVALHAVANAQRAGGIAAFIDAEHALDPDYAAKLGVDTDALLVSQPDTGEQALEIMDMLVGSGSLDVIVIDSVAALVPRAEIEGDMGDSHVGLQARLMSQALRKITGRLSQTKTTAIFINQLREKIGVFFGSPETTTGGKALKFYASVRIDVRRIQTLKEGADSVGNRTKAKIVKNKMAPPFKVAEFDIIYGQGISREGGIIDMGVEHGIIKKSGSWFTYDGDQLGQGMENSRRFLRDNPELAAELERLIKEKLGVGVKPAEDESKDAPKLKAVDGF; encoded by the coding sequence ATGGCGGCAGCCCCGGATCGTGCAAAAGCGCTGGAAGCAGCGCTGGCCCAGATTGACAAGCAGTTCGGCAAGGGCTCGGTCATGCGCCTGGGCGACGAAGTCCGTGCCCCGATCGAAACCATCCCCACGGGCTCCATCGCCCTGGACGTGGCCCTCGGCATTGGCGGGCTCCCGCGCGGCCGCGTCATCGAAATCTACGGTCCGGAATCCTCGGGTAAAACCACCGTTGCCCTGCACGCCGTGGCGAACGCCCAGCGCGCCGGCGGGATCGCAGCCTTCATCGACGCCGAGCACGCACTGGACCCCGACTACGCCGCCAAGCTGGGCGTGGACACGGATGCCCTCCTGGTCTCGCAGCCGGATACCGGTGAGCAGGCCTTGGAGATCATGGACATGCTGGTCGGCTCCGGCTCGCTGGACGTCATCGTCATCGACTCCGTGGCCGCCCTGGTGCCGCGCGCTGAAATCGAAGGCGACATGGGTGACAGCCACGTCGGCCTCCAAGCACGGCTCATGAGCCAGGCACTGCGTAAGATCACCGGCCGCCTGAGCCAGACCAAGACCACCGCCATCTTCATCAACCAGCTCCGCGAAAAGATCGGCGTGTTCTTCGGTTCCCCGGAAACCACCACCGGTGGTAAGGCGCTGAAGTTCTACGCGTCGGTCCGCATCGACGTCCGGCGGATCCAGACCCTCAAGGAAGGCGCCGATTCCGTCGGCAACCGGACCAAGGCGAAGATCGTCAAGAACAAGATGGCTCCGCCTTTCAAGGTCGCCGAGTTCGACATCATCTACGGCCAGGGCATTTCCCGTGAGGGTGGCATCATCGACATGGGCGTGGAGCACGGCATCATCAAGAAGTCCGGCTCCTGGTTCACCTACGACGGTGACCAGCTGGGCCAGGGCATGGAGAACTCGCGCCGGTTCCTCCGCGACAACCCCGAGCTGGCTGCCGAGCTGGAGCGCCTCATCAAGGAGAAGCTCGGTGTCGGGGTCAAGCCGGCGGAGGATGAGTCCAAGGACGCGCCGAAGCTGAAAGCTGTCGACGGGTTCTAG
- the miaA gene encoding tRNA (adenosine(37)-N6)-dimethylallyltransferase MiaA, with product MAAPPVIAVVGPTGSGKSDLAVNLALELDGEVINADAMQFYRGMDIGTAKITVAERRGVPHHLLDILDVTQEASVSDFQAQARETIDDIHGRGKRAILAGGSGLYVRAALDVLEFPGTDPALRARLEAEHAELGTGELLGRLRRVDPTSASRVSDARRIIRALEVHELTGRPFSSFMPRREYHQPAVQVGLGVDRGVLRDRLAARVHRMVDAGLLEEVRMLDAKGLRRGKTASRALGYAQFLRVLDGASTVEAAAEETIVATRQFARRQLTWFRADPRITWLDWQDPELVGKAAELCR from the coding sequence GTGGCTGCCCCGCCCGTCATCGCCGTCGTCGGTCCCACCGGCTCCGGAAAGTCCGACCTCGCCGTCAACCTTGCCCTCGAACTGGACGGCGAGGTCATCAACGCCGATGCCATGCAGTTCTACCGCGGCATGGACATCGGCACCGCCAAGATCACGGTGGCCGAGCGCAGGGGAGTGCCGCACCACCTCCTGGACATCCTGGACGTGACCCAGGAAGCCAGTGTTTCCGACTTCCAGGCCCAGGCGCGCGAAACCATCGACGACATCCATGGGCGCGGCAAGCGCGCCATCCTGGCAGGGGGCTCCGGGCTGTACGTCCGGGCCGCCCTGGACGTCCTGGAATTCCCGGGGACCGACCCTGCGCTGCGTGCCCGGCTTGAGGCGGAGCACGCGGAACTCGGCACAGGCGAACTCCTGGGCAGGCTCCGGAGGGTGGATCCCACCTCCGCCTCCCGGGTCTCCGATGCCCGGCGCATCATCCGCGCGCTGGAGGTCCACGAACTCACCGGGCGCCCCTTCAGCTCCTTCATGCCGCGGAGGGAGTACCACCAGCCCGCCGTCCAGGTGGGCCTCGGCGTGGACCGCGGGGTTTTGCGGGACCGGCTGGCAGCGCGCGTGCACCGGATGGTGGACGCCGGCCTGCTGGAGGAGGTCCGGATGCTCGATGCCAAAGGCCTGCGCCGCGGCAAAACCGCATCCCGCGCCCTGGGCTATGCACAGTTCCTGCGGGTCCTCGACGGCGCCTCCACCGTTGAGGCTGCCGCGGAAGAAACCATCGTGGCCACCCGGCAGTTTGCCCGGCGGCAGTTGACCTGGTTCCGCGCCGATCCCCGCATCACGTGGCTGGACTGGCAGGATCCGGAGCTCGTGGGCAAGGCAGCGGAGTTGTGCCGGTAG
- the dapF gene encoding diaminopimelate epimerase, translating to MNATPAETTGPALRTLSGLRFSKGHGTGNDFVLVADPEGTHVIGADQAAALCDRHRGIGADGLIRAVPSRFLPEGRELLAGTPDAEWFMDYRNADGSLSEMCGNGVRVFVHFLRTQGLIDLPDGGSLTIGTRGGVKTVVRTGDGYAVDMGPWEFIFPGEAGAKAMDSLVTADGLEVPRPALSVSMGNPHTVVALAELAELTGTRLFTAPKVDPVPANGTNVEFVVPAEPLVHDGVGSVTMRVHERGVGETQSCGTGACAAAVAIRHWAGAEAPDAWQVHVPGGTVGVKFFAGPGGHEHVELSGPAVIVASGTLS from the coding sequence ATGAATGCTACCCCCGCAGAAACCACCGGCCCCGCCCTGCGCACACTGAGCGGGCTCCGCTTTTCCAAGGGGCACGGCACCGGCAACGACTTCGTCCTGGTGGCGGACCCCGAGGGGACGCACGTAATCGGCGCCGACCAGGCCGCCGCCCTGTGTGACCGCCACCGTGGGATCGGGGCCGACGGCCTGATCAGGGCCGTCCCGTCCCGCTTCCTGCCGGAGGGCCGGGAACTGCTCGCCGGCACTCCGGACGCGGAATGGTTCATGGATTACCGCAACGCCGACGGCTCCCTGTCCGAGATGTGCGGCAACGGGGTCAGGGTCTTCGTCCACTTCCTGCGGACGCAGGGCCTGATCGACCTGCCCGACGGCGGATCGCTCACCATCGGCACCCGGGGCGGCGTCAAGACCGTGGTCCGGACCGGAGACGGCTACGCGGTGGACATGGGACCCTGGGAGTTCATTTTCCCCGGTGAAGCCGGCGCCAAGGCCATGGACTCCCTTGTCACCGCCGACGGGCTGGAGGTTCCCCGGCCGGCACTCTCCGTGAGCATGGGCAACCCGCACACCGTGGTGGCCCTCGCTGAACTTGCGGAGCTCACGGGCACCCGGCTGTTCACCGCCCCGAAGGTCGACCCGGTACCCGCGAACGGGACCAACGTGGAATTCGTGGTGCCGGCAGAACCGCTGGTCCACGACGGCGTCGGATCCGTAACCATGCGCGTGCACGAGCGTGGCGTGGGGGAGACCCAGTCCTGCGGGACGGGCGCCTGTGCTGCCGCCGTCGCCATCAGGCACTGGGCCGGGGCGGAAGCCCCCGACGCTTGGCAGGTCCACGTCCCGGGAGGAACGGTGGGCGTGAAGTTCTTCGCCGGCCCCGGCGGCCACGAGCATGTGGAGCTCAGCGGCCCCGCAGTCATTGTGGCGAGTGGGACGCTTTCTTGA